The Vigna angularis cultivar LongXiaoDou No.4 chromosome 6, ASM1680809v1, whole genome shotgun sequence genome contains the following window.
GCAATGAGTTGTGGAGTTTCCATCCTTACAAAGACACGTGAAGCTCTGGTTCCGCGTGTCAAATCCACAAATTCCAGCTCCTTTCAACGGATCCTGGCACTGAAGGCAGCGCGTGGTAACAGgtatatcaaaatcaattctGATACCATATTCCGGAACCTGATCATCAGACATAGGAGCACCAACGTTCTTCCAATAAACGCTAGCATAACTGGTGCAATACTTAAGCATCAACCTAAGAGACTCGGTGGCTTTGGGATAGTACGAACAACAAGTACTGCGAGGGAGCGCAAAGGAGCACCCAGGCAAGTGTCTGCACAGATAGCTAGCACTGTCACAGGAAGAGTCACAGTGTTCAGGGAAATGCTCGCAGAACATGGGCTTGGGCTGAATGATGACGTTGTCCTCACTGCAGTTGAAGAACATGTACTCGTTCTGAGGAGAGAGCTTGAAGTGGGTGCTGCTGTCCAAGCTGAAGGGTCTAGTGGGACGAAACCTCTCACCATCCTCGCAGCTCCACATGAAGGGATCGGTCACCACAACGTGTGGATCAGCGTAGCTAACGTTGCGAACCGGGTATCTTCCCGAAGGGGTTCTGAGTTCGAGTTTTCCCGAGTTGGAACATGCAAAAAGGTGTCTGTAGTATGGGCTTCCGCATCCGTCGTCGATGCCGAAGGGATACTTGATGGGGATGTCCCCGCAGGATGTTCTGCACACGCTGGACTGAGATGTTGTGAGAGTGAAAGATGATGAGAAAATGAGTAGTGATAATGAGATTGTGTGAATGAGAAGCACAGCCATGAGAGACTTTCTGAATCACTTGATGGTTTTTCGAATCAGAAGTAGACACAAGTAAGAAGTATAGGTGGTGAGAGcggaaagaaaataagaatattaGTGAAGAGTTGCTTTTATAGTGTTCTTTTGCTTTTATTCCCTTTTGGTTTTGTTCTGCTTGCTTGTTGCTTTTGCTTTCTGCATTGTTAAGCTGTGGATTACTGGTTCAAGTAATCATCATGagattaaataatttgattaatcCGTAAAcgagtttttaaaaactgaaactTAAAAAactcttaatcaaattatagcAATCCTTCACTGATTAATCCGTACTGTTGAAAATAATTTGATCgatatattatataaagaaactatcaactttcatttttttgtacttatttctatctttttaattgatttttctaCTGTCTTCGTCTTATAAGAAGTACATAATGAGCACCACCCATCTGGGCTGCAATTTCTTTTGGATCCAAAGGACAATAGTCCAAGTACAaggatatttatttattcacttctaattttttttaaaattttaaaatattcaaaaaaatcctatattctatttttttaatgaattttaaaatctattaaaaaatatttaacgatTTTTATAATAcgctaaaatattttttaaattttttaataaatttcaaaatttattaaaaaaaaactttcaacaaatttcaaaatttattaaaccttttaaacaatccttaaatttcaaaatttgttaaaaaaaatttcaacaaatttcaaaattcgttgaaagaaaaattcattaaaaaccGTAAAAGAAAAAACGTAACATTTcgaaaattgaaaatgaaaaaaaaaaacgttggGAGGTGCATGAAGAAACAACCCAAATACAAAGCACGAATTGGAAATCTAGCCCAGAAAATTCAAGAGtgtttcatcctgcacctccaaggATTTCATCCTGCACCTTCAATTTCCTAAAATGtccttaattaataaaaagtttaaaagtttaatcttttgattattgaaaaTTTCCGTACCACCATTGACTCCACCTCTATTTTCCACCAATTAAGAAACATGCATTCTGCTCCTCTATACCCCTTCACCCCTGCACTCCTTGGACCCTTCATTCCTGCACCCCTCACCCTTACACATCTTGCatcccattttttttataaagaaaccATACGCTCTTTCACAACTCTTCACATgactttgataatattttttttcttgagagtGATTGAGTATTATCTAAAGAGAAGTATTGTTCGAGTGTGCAGTTTGGAGTGGTGTATTGGCAGCTTGACTCTTTGTGTTGGTGCAGTTTCGGATTACCTTATTCTTCTTTGTGTTTTTGCTGTAGAAAGAGGTTagtatttgtttttaatctgTGTGCATAGATAGATTTCATGGTTGGATTATTACTGATGGAGATGTAATTTAGTTTCATTAATATGTTTGCATGCTACCGAAAATGAAGTTATAAACGTGTAAAAACGAAAAAACGATATGAACTCATCGACTGCGGATAGCCGATGATGCTTATCGGATGTGGAGATTCGATTGATGCGCATCGGATGTGGACATCCGATTATATGAAATTTCGGATATACATATCCGATACTCAACTtagattatattaaatattatgtatgttgtttactttatttagtttatttatttttaatatttaaattaatttttgatcTTACATATGATTTTGAAACAAATTGAGAATAACCAAATGCATAAGAATCAGACGTGGAGATCCGATAGTGAGAATTCAGGTATCAATATCCGATACATGtttaatattatacataaaactttaattatgttattattttaattattttattaattttaaaattatttatgattttgtattagtctataatgaaattagatattttttaattgatataattttgttttctaaatttattaaaattaataaaagtaatttaccATAAAAAAACTCAGTTACCAATCTCATATGGAAATtcgattatatatatatatatatatatatatatatatatatatatatatatatatatatatatatatatatatatatatcggaTTTTCATATCCGATAATGAAAATTTTTCGTCTATCTTATTTAGTAACTATTTTATAGTAATAGTGCTGACCATACATTTTTCATGGAGAAAAACTGAGTTAGCTATTTGAATACTCAATTATTATATTagcatttatttaaaaaattgaagatggaacaatatataatatattagatTTCCATAAGATATTTGACAgccattcatttatttatataatttttagttattttatatattattttattattttattattttataattatatttaagtatatgtataatttttatgaatttataatataattagataatatgtaatttttaaaaaataattgttacgaatttttcataattttgcatgttgttttatgaatattatttaagtaggtttgtttaatataaaaattgaataaaactagataactttatttttataattattatttgttgttaatataaaaaatgcattttaaatatttaatttttataagttttagatataaaaattgttatgaaaatttttaataattttttatatagttttaagtttatttaactaGGTGTTTGATTTAAGTTAGATTATAttgttcataaatttataattgtataattattgtattagtttttgattttataatataattataaattataaatttattgttttattttttttattttttataggtGATTATAATTTAAATGGACGAATATCATTATGGGATGGATTCTGAAATAAATTGTATCATGCTATCAgaattttcatcatttataaaTGAGGTTGCTGAGGAAGATCTGACGAATAATTtcacaacaaataaatttttttcttctcgtGAAAACTTAACTGAATGGGTAAAAGGGATTGCATATAATCTAGGATTTGTTGTGGTGACTATAAGATCCGATAAAGCTACCGGTCAACCTGGGAGGAAGACGTTTGTGTTGCTAGGATGTGAAAGAGGcggaaaatatagaaaatacaaaCCTGACCAACCTAGTGCATATGGCACCCGAAAATGTGAGTGTCCTTTTCAGTTAAGGGGCAAACCATCTGGTAATGGCGATGGATGGGTATTACAAGTGATATGTGGATACCATAACCACGATTTAGCAAAAACTTTAGTGGGGCATCCTTATGCTAGTAGGTTAAATCCTACTGAACAAGCAGTACTTGTTGATATGACTAAAACCCAAGTAACACCAgcaaatattttgttgactctgaaacaaaataatgaGCATAATGTAACtacaataaaacaattttacacAGCAAGGTATACATATAAACGCTCATTGAGAGGGTCGAGAACTGAGCTGCAAcaattgatgatgatgttggatcGAGATAATTACATACATTGGAGTAGATGTGCGGAGGATTCTGAGGTTGTTAGTGACCTCTTTTGGACACATCCTGATGCAATCATGTTATTGAAtgcatttaatgttgttttgttaatgGATTCAacttacaaaacaaataaatattggtTGCCATTGTTAGAGATTGTTGGTATGACATCTACTGGGTTAACCTACTCAGTCGCATTTGCATTCTTATCAATTGAGCgtcaaaataatttcacttgggCTCTTCAAAAGCTTAGAGGTTTATTTTTGACATCTGATACCGGTCCACAAGTCATTGTCAGCGATATAGACTTGTCTTTGATGAATTCCATCGACAATGTCTTTCCTCAGTCATATCAGTTGTTATGTCGCttccatatttaaaaaaatgtcaaagcGAAGTGCAAAATGTTACTTGATTGTAAGGAAGCATGGGATGTCATAATGGAAGAATGGGAGAACGTCATGGATTGTGAAGATGAATCTATGTTTGGGGACTGTGTGAATCACTTTGAATACACCTGTCGTTCATGCcctttattatttgaatatgtgAACAATACTTGGATTATTCCATACAATACTTACTTTGTGAAGGCATGGACAAACAAAGTTATGCATTTAGGGAATACAACAACGAACATGtatgttttaatgttatattagtTTACACTgtatttgaatatttgataatattgttgatttatttttgttagggTTGAGTCTGCTCATTGGAACTTAAAGAAAGTATTGGGAAACAGTATGAGAGATCTTTGTTCTTGTTGGGATGCCATTCATAATGTAATTGTGTTGCAACATAATAAGATCAAAGCGTCGTTCGAAATTAGTCTGAATCTTATGAGTGAAGCTTATAAAGgcataaaatacaaaaaacttGTTGGACGAGTATCCAGATATGCTTTAGGACTAATAGCTAAAGAATTAGAACGAGTAAATCTTATAGGTCTCAATACGGGAAGATGTGGATGCATACTTAGACGGACGTATGGTGTCCCATGTGCCTGTGAATTAGCACGTTATGCCCCTGGTATGATTCCTTTGGGTGAATTTCATGTGATGTGGACAAGATTGTCTATTTCAGATATTGTATCGAATGAATCACAACCAGAGTTATCCATACAACATGAGGTGACTATGGTTGAAGAAAACTTTAAGGAGGTTGAGATTGGAGGTAAAGTGACAATTAAACAAAAGTTACTTGACATTGTTTGTCCTGCAATGACATCTATGATACCTCCATTGCATAAAGTTAAGACGAAGGatgcacaaaagaaaaaactttagAGAACAGAGAGGTCTACAAAGCGTGATCCCTCATATTTTGAGCATGTAGACACATTTCAGTCAACAATTGAATCTTCGTCtgcaaaaaacaaatttcaactaAAGGATAAACCTAGGCAACGAAGGAGAGTACCTATGATAAACCAATTTCATCCTATTTGTCAACCATACATTCTCAATGTTGTTGATGTCATTGCTGATGGTCACTGTGGCTATAGATGCATTGCTGCGTCATTAGGGCTCGGGGAAGATTCTTGGCCCATTATACGAAATGATCTTTATAAAGAACTGAGTCAGTGGCGTGATGAATATGTGACACTAGTGGGAGGCTATGATAGACTAGAACAGCTCAGGAGGTCTTTGATGGTGGACCCACAGTCAGCGGTACGCGTTCATATACTTGacaatgtatttattattttttttattagttttatcaTAACAATTTGTTTTATTCCTTATAGGCTAATGCAATGAAGTTGATGACTATACTAGACATTGGGTATGCAATTGTTAATCGATATAACGTCATCCTAGTTTGTCTTTCACATAGTCAGAACTATACGATATTCCCACTACGTACCAGACCGCCTTCTGATGTAAGACAGCATCACTTAGTATGTATAGGACATGTTAACGGCAATCATTTCGTACaggtaatattattattattatatttaattgcaacatgataagatttttttactaataaggAATTTATAGGTTCAACTACAAGATGGTTGTCCTTTGCCTATGACAGATGTGATATGCTCAACTAATTGTTATCCATAGGCGCGAATGTGGTCATATTCGTATACAAATAGGATGCAAGCATTTTCATAATTGATGGGTGTTATTACCTCCTATGTTGACTTAGTGGATTCATGATGTAATGttgttttagttaaaaaatgtaatgaaaagaaacattaaatatcatgcatatataaaatttaatgttattttacaggaaaaaataacataaaaaatgagtctaaaataattatttaatgggatacaataaaactataaaagcTAATTCAATTTGAAGTAGATGGTTTTCCACGAACATGCTTGTCACGAATATTCCTGGCAGCTATCCTGGTCGGTGAGTACTCTTCAACGGCTGCATCAGCTAAATCCAGTAGCTCCCGTGCATGAGTGTATCCTATCGTCCCCTCGGGAATTTTCCTACAAGAGAGCATCTGTTGTAACCTTTTACCAAATGTCCTCACTACACCCTACATTATAACGATGACACATAATTATATAAGCAATcacaacaaatttatataatataaataatgtagGTAAACATACCAGCAACCAGACTGTGAAGCCGATCTACGACGCTGCAACACTTCATCAGGAATGTCACGTCGGAGTTTGGGAGCAAGACTCGGTCGGTCGTCATCAGTAGCACGAATAATGTAAGGATGAGATATGATCCTAAACCAACGAAGGTAACCATCAACACAATCATATGAGAATCTACTGACGGACACACCCCTAACAACGTGATCACGATAGTGCAACCACACATCATCGGTCGCCAGTATGTCCGCATCTGCAACAACGGGTGGGTCTCGAGGGATGGACTGCTGAAATCCAAACTGCCTCAAAACACGCTCAGGCAAATGTCGAAACAATGTTTCACCAATCCTGATCCATCCCGAGAACATACAAACGCCGTAAATTGTAAGTGCATCCAAGTGTACCATGACCTCTAAGAGGGTGGAACCCTGCCTCGGTGACTCCCACTTTGCAGCACGAGGTCTGTCTTCCATGTACGAAGACATCATACGCCTTCTTCCCAATGTAGGGAAGTGCTCATATATCCAActctacaaaacaaaaaattatacattatttcATAATCGACATcgaaaattttcaatcaaatcaatTCGTAAACTAAATTTCTACCTGTAACCGAGTCAAATAACCTACCATCTGTCTGGTCGAAGCCAAGCTGGCATCTCCTAACTGGTCATACATGTATGCTAGTGCAGCAACGCCCCAAGCATATAGGCCACATGTGTGTACGTCTCTAAAGAGCAAAAGATAAGACACGCGAATGGATGTGACAGTCTTATAAGCAAATATACTGCATCCAACTAGATGCAACAAGTATGCCCGGGTAGCGTACTCCCACTACTGCTATTCACAGTGCTCAGCGTAGATGTCTCGAAGCCAGCTCAATCTGACTTTCACACTGTGAGCTGCAGTTAACCCAGCACCAGCTCTCCCGCCATCCACGCCTAAAAGCTCCACAATGGCGCGTCTACTGTCTTCAAAATCTACTTCCTCTAGATGACAGAACTGCCCTAAAACTGGGAGGTGCAGCAACGATGACACATCATCTAAAGTCAAAGTCATCTCACCCACGGGGAGATGGAAACTGCTAGTCTCGAAATGAAATCTCTCTACAAATGCCAGCCGTATACTCCTATCGACATAGTCATATGACATGCCCACCAAAGACATCAGACCAGAACCATTAACGATGTCTCTAATGCCCTCGTGGCAGGATTCTAATCTGTTGAACTTCTTCCCATGGGAGATCAACTTGATCTCGTCCCGTTcctaaacaataatatttagtataaaattatttcaactaaacaatattcattaaaattaaagttttccACTTACCCGACCTTGCCATATCGCATAAGCAACATGGTGAATGCAATGTGTCAATACTGAAGCGTTTAATGGACCTCCAGGAAATCCACCTTCAGCAACATCCTCATGATCCTCAACTGCATCCTCGTGAAACCTCACATCTCCATGGTCCTCAACATGAATATCAGACTCAACTGCTCCACGTCTTTTACGAGCAGAAGTTGTAGGTCTCCGCCTCTCACCCTGTGACGAACTCTCTCCGCGATGTGAAGAGGAACCTCCTCAAGTACGAGCCATGTCTATtctaaatttctttattaacaataatattataataattaaaaaaaattcactaataaaaaatattaaattattcaaaataatttatttcaaataaaatcaatttaactaattcattataaaattaaataatatattattacaaacaaaataacttaaatctctaacaaaattataaatatttcaaataattacaaaaagtaattaaaacatttttaactaactgtaaaaatctaatatttcacaaaaaaaaaataacaaatcttctaactataaaaaaaattaattcaaatcttgatataaataaaaaattaattcaattaaaacaattttattaaaataaaaatcaaataactataaattaaaaaattataacagaaagtttaaaataattagaatcagaacatttaaaaaaattaaaacacgaaTTTTGAAGTTATTATAacagaatatttaaaataattaaaacagaaaatataaaataattcaaacaaataatataaaataaattaaaatatttaaatttatttaattaaaaataaaaaaaataatttgaatctttatataaataaataattcattcaattataaaaattttattcaaataaaaatcaaataactataaattaaaaaaaaaaagaaaacagaaatttgaaaattattataacaaaatatttaaaataactataacacaaaatataaaataattagaacaaaaaattttaaaaattaaaacggaaaattaaaataattaaaattattttattaaaagaaataaaattatttctttatatcaataaataattatttcaaatataacaataaatttaaaaattaaaacagaaaatttaaaataattataacataacatttaaaaaaattaaaacacaaaattaataattattataaaagaacatctaaaataataacatttcaaataattcaaccaaagcaaaataaaaactgaatattaaattaaaacataatataaacaaaataaaaaaaatgaacataaaatCGGGTATGGAGAATTGATAGGGGCTGAGTCGAATCTCCATAACCGATTCAGCATTTATCGGATCTGGACATCCGACTGTATCGGTTATGGAGATCCGATTCAGTCCCTATCAACTCTTCATACCTGATTCAACCAGATCTGCACAAGAAATCTACCAGCataaaaaacaatacaaatCAACCTCCGTTGGGTGTTGAAAGGGACCGTAGGTGGATATTTCTCTGCACTGGCCGGCGTTGGATGAGCTCCTCTATCTCTCTGGCCTTCGCGTGACGACCAACGGGACGACCAACAGACAACCTCTGTGCGAGAATGGACGACCTATGTCTGCGAAAATGGACAACCTGTGTGTGTGCGACAATGGAAGAGGAAACTGCTGGGTGCTACTGGAAAGCTTCCGATTTGAAGGAAAAGCAGTGTGCTGGGTGCTACATGAAAGAGGAAACGTAGAGGAGAGGGTCCTGGTGCTGTGTGGCAGTCTGGAGAAATGAAATGCCAAGATTGAGGATgagatgagagagagagagagaaaaagcgTGGTAATAATATCTCTGTCAGAATCTTTGaccacttttaattttttcttttaaaatattaaatcctCTTAATTATGGGTATTAATGATGGGTGATGtaggtattttaaaaaaatttggaggtgcaggatgaaacaCTTGGAGGTGCAGAA
Protein-coding sequences here:
- the LOC108342119 gene encoding uncharacterized protein LOC108342119; this translates as MAVLLIHTISLSLLIFSSSFTLTTSQSSVCRTSCGDIPIKYPFGIDDGCGSPYYRHLFACSNSGKLELRTPSGRYPVRNVSYADPHVVVTDPFMWSCEDGERFRPTRPFSLDSSTHFKLSPQNEYMFFNCSEDNVIIQPKPMFCEHFPEHCDSSCDSASYLCRHLPGCSFALPRSTCCSYYPKATESLRLMLKYCTSYASVYWKNVGAPMSDDQVPEYGIRIDFDIPVTTRCLQCQDPLKGAGICGFDTRNQSFTCLCKDGNSTTHCKDFDIARHNRRVHVIAGTVTGVSVAGAFGIGAAVWYLKKVRAKAPVTCGVQSNENRLF
- the LOC108341636 gene encoding PKS-NRPS hybrid synthetase cheA-like; the encoded protein is MDEYHYGMDSEINCIMLSEFSSFINEVAEEDLTNNFTTNKFFSSRENLTEWVKGIAYNLGFVVVTIRSDKATGQPGRKTFVLLGCERGGKYRKYKPDQPSAYGTRKCECPFQLRGKPSGNGDGWVLQVICGYHNHDLAKTLVGHPYASRLNPTEQAVLVDMTKTQVTPANILLTLKQNNEHNVTTIKQFYTARYTYKRSLRGSRTELQQLMMMLDRDNYIHWSRCAEDSEVVSDLFWTHPDAIMLLNAFNVVLLMDSTYKTNKYWLPLLEIVGMTSTGLTYSVAFAFLSIERQNNFTWALQKLRGLFLTSDTGPQVIVSDIDLSLMNSIDNVFPQSYQLLCRFHI
- the LOC128197563 gene encoding uncharacterized protein LOC128197563; translation: MLLDCKEAWDVIMEEWENVMDCEDESMFGDCVNHFEYTCRSCPLLFEYVNNTWIIPYNTYFVKAWTNKVMHLGNTTTNMVESAHWNLKKVLGNSMRDLCSCWDAIHNVIVLQHNKIKASFEISLNLMSEAYKGIKYKKLVGRVSRYALGLIAKELERVNLIGLNTGRCGCILRRTYGVPCACELARYAPGMIPLGEFHVMWTRLSISDIVSNESQPELSIQHEVTMVEENFKEVEIGGKVTIKQKLLDIVCPAMTSMIPPLHKVKTKDAQKKKL
- the LOC108342224 gene encoding uncharacterized protein LOC108342224 isoform X2, which encodes MYDQLGDASLASTRQMSWIYEHFPTLGRRRMMSSYMEDRPRAAKWESPRQGSTLLEVMVHLDALTIYGVCMFSGWIRIGETLFRHLPERVLRQFGFQQSIPRDPPVVADADILATDDVWLHYRDHVVRGVSVSRFSYDCVDGYLRWFRIISHPYIIRATDDDRPSLAPKLRRDIPDEVLQRRRSASQSGCWKIPEGTIGYTHARELLDLADAAVEEYSPTRIAARNIRDKHVRGKPSTSN
- the LOC108342224 gene encoding protein MAINTENANCE OF MERISTEMS-like isoform X1, yielding MYDQLGDASLASTRQMVGYLTRLQSWIYEHFPTLGRRRMMSSYMEDRPRAAKWESPRQGSTLLEVMVHLDALTIYGVCMFSGWIRIGETLFRHLPERVLRQFGFQQSIPRDPPVVADADILATDDVWLHYRDHVVRGVSVSRFSYDCVDGYLRWFRIISHPYIIRATDDDRPSLAPKLRRDIPDEVLQRRRSASQSGCWKIPEGTIGYTHARELLDLADAAVEEYSPTRIAARNIRDKHVRGKPSTSN
- the LOC108342224 gene encoding protein MAINTENANCE OF MERISTEMS-like isoform X3 produces the protein MYDQLGDASLASTRQMVGYLTRLQSWIYEHFPTLGRRRMMSSYMEDRPRAAKWESPRQGSTLLEVMVHLDALTIYGVCMFSGWIRIGETLFRHLPERVLRQFGFQQSIPRDPPVVADADILATDDVWLHYRDHVVRGVSVSRFSYDCVDGYLRWFRIISHPYIIRATDDDRPSLAPKLRRDIPDEVLQRRRSASQSGCWV
- the LOC108341637 gene encoding protein MAIN-LIKE 1-like, with translation MTGSDEYNGPYIESLSGKGYSGSSSHRGESSSQGERRRPTTSARKRRGAVESDIHVEDHGDVRFHEDAVEDHEDVAEGGFPGGPLNASVLTHCIHHVAYAIWQGRERDEIKLISHGKKFNRLESCHEGIRDIVNGSGLMSLVGMSYDYVDRSIRLAFVERFHFETSSFHLPVGEMTLTLDDVSSLLHLPVLGQFCHLEEVDFEDSRRAIVELLGVDGGRAGAGLTAAHSVKVRLSWLRDIYAEHCE